The Halictus rubicundus isolate RS-2024b chromosome 5, iyHalRubi1_principal, whole genome shotgun sequence nucleotide sequence TACGCAAAATCTTGTAGGCTCTTGATTGAACATTCTATCTTACATACTGTACAATGTTTTATTTCTCAATGATTGCGTTGAGCTCTCTCAccctcgatgaaattttcaccaataaatgcataaaatccacaatctagttACGACATTGCAGATCGTGAATTGTTTAAGTAACGGAAAAGTATACGGGTGTTTAAATGATCCAGAATACTGCTTCGGGTAAACACAGATCTCCCAAACTCCCAGCGAACTTTACCGTCGGGACTAGAAAGAAAAATACGATCTTCAGACCAAGAGCCACCGCGCCGGCGACATTCTACATGCTTGAGGACAGAAAAAAATTCTCGAGACACCATGTTCCAGACTATGGACCTAAAAGGATGACCTTGTCCCAGCAAGCAGTTTCGAATTTCGCGGTGCACGGAAACCATTTCCTCACGGGTCTCTTCTTTGTCTACCTCCCTGGtcttccttctttttcctcCTGTCGGCACGATTATTCGACGAGATGTCCAAGAACCTTGCCCAACCGTGTTGCAGTTTCGATTCTCCCGTAGCAAAGTATTTTCTTACCGAAAAAAGGTTGGCGAACAAAACGATGAAAACGTATAGTACAGCCAGCCCTCGCTCAGCTACATAGCTATTAGGTGTACAATTTAATTCTCGgcatttttacataaaaattgacgTCTGTTTATTCGcaatcaaatattaattttatcaaAAAAGTAAACTCCGCCCACCTCTACACAGTTTTTCCATCTTTCGGACACGTGGCGTACTCCGTATCTATGAATTGATGGCAGTTTTGAGTCGACGAAGTCCGTGATGCATTTTGTTGGGTTATGTTTGAATAAAGCGGCGTGGGCTTGGTTATGAGAtgatatttatttacacttctTAGATAAAATTGAAGAACAAAGAGAACAAAGTAGAGATAGAATCGTTTCTACcgatgaaaataatgtaaaacgAATATCTTGCGCGACAAACACGCTCACACGCTCGCACACGCATCACCATCAAGAAGGAGGTAATCCTCACGACGGGTTCCGACAATGCCCGACAGGCAACGATTCGCCGGAAAGCGCGCTGTTTGAACCCTACACGATGCGGATTCCGCTAGATAATGTTAGAGGGATTGGTGCAAATGAAATTTGTAGATTTTTAGGTGtccttttaacactaaacctaccaccgccgatcaaaatgaccggttccagatttttcattttaaaattagtagtagagcatatattataatacgaaccggaccaaaatccaaataaattcaatctcgtaatttttataagacaacatgtatcagttacttttaagacttggcaggtttagcgttaaagtaAATTCCGGTTTTTCTAAAACTGAGCATGATAAAACTAGAGCatgatatttttctatttccaAGCCACATGAATTTTGtaacatttataacaaaaattgggACTATTAAATACACAAATTAATTCTTGGCGTTTTTACAGAAGAATAAATATCTACTTATTTCAAATCGAATACcactttaatcagaaaagtaaTCTTCAGCAGCCAGGGCCTGCTCTGGGGTAGTCGGCGCCCTGCTGCGAAGTTCTTTTATAGCGCCCCCACCACTATATTCTTTTCAGACAATAGCGGCTAATTTTCgggtaataaaaataataaaaatagtattgttattaataatttaatttaatataaatctttATAGAGTACCTAGTGTACAATGTAATGTAATTAATTACATAGAACACTACATAAATACTAAGTAGTATAGATAAAACATCATTTCTTTATTACCTAGCATGGTAGCAACATAATGTTCTATTGCAATTATTGATAAACCTGCTAACCGGTCTTGAGACATGGATGATcttaagtaattttttattatttgtaatcTCGAGAAGGATCTTTGGGCAGAAGCTACTGTTACGGGCAAAGTTAAAAAAATTCGTAGAACAATGGTTACATTTCCAAATACACACTCGAAATTGTTGgcacaaataaaatttaatatgtcAATTGTACCTGAATGAGTATTAAGATGTACAAAATTACCTAAAACCTTCAATTCATCAAatcatttgaaaattttaaaaacactAACTTAATAAACATTTgtctaaaaattgaaagaaaaggaaaaaaatcatAACCACGTCGGATTTGAACCCGGACCGTCAGTGTAAATAGCTGATAGACCACCACCGACACTACAGAGCTGTCTTAAAACTGGAAGCTATGATATGGATTACTAAATGCGTCAAAAATTTTATACCAAAATACCTAAAAAATAAAGGCCCATTCTGAAGAAACCCAAAAGGCTTTAGTTATACTACATGAGCACTACTCATGCCTTCCCcttggaaaatgaaaaaattaaagaaataaataaattccaagGCTGCAGCACACAAGAAAACTTTAGTGGGCCAACCATTGCGAAACAGTAACAAATTAACAGTGTATATCCATaaataagaaaacaaaaaattcaatttggaatataataattaacaagTGTTTAGCCGTAGCAACGTTCCTAACATCTGTAAGACGATATTTAAATGTTGGCAGATTTTCGTTGGGTCAATGTAGTATTGCCGTCGTAAATTTCATGTTAATTAACCGACTATAATAACTGTAGGCCCAACGTTGGATATTCGTTGGCAAAATGACATAATTTTTCTTCGTAGGCCCTATGTTGGGGATTTGTAGACAAAACCGTTGTCTACCATTGGACAACCATAAATGCTTCTAGGGTTGAGAGGTTATATCGTATCGAAGTGCGTGCAAGCGGTTCTAGAAACGAGAAAACCTCTAGACACGTTGCCCGGGATACGCGTCGGGAAAATGCGTTCCCGTAAACGCGCCGATACGCAAATATACGGAGAGCGAGCGGATCCGTGCACAAACACGGAGGCACCTGCACGAAGTATCGTTGTAGCTGCGGGTAGCACACGCATAGCGGCACTCGATCTCGTGCACAGGTGATCGTTAACCGGTGTCGTTCGTCATATACCGTCATAATTGCACGCAGTCGCGGCTCGCGCACAGCTAGACATCGTCAAACGCGCTTGTCCCCGCGCGCAAACAGACGCGCGCGAGCCGCTTGTAaacatgaatatttattttccgcGGCGTCGCTAACTATTATTCATTACTTGTTCGCATTTACATGAAGATCGTATAAGGTATACGCCGCCGGGACACGCGGTCTGCCAGTAACGAATCGAACCGGGAGGAACGGACTCCTCGTCGACCTTCCGTTCGCGTGTCCTCCGATCACGGGTGTCCTCGCCGTTCACCGGTACGAGGAAGCCCTTCGCGCCGTTACGAGCATTGAAAGTACATTAAGGACCTTTATATCCGCGTCCACCTATGCATATTTAGCCCTGGTCACCTCCGTGTTCGATACGAATAACCCGGACGTAACTGGCTCGTGCTCGAGGAACGCGTTAACTCTAGATCGGCCCCGGTTTCGAAAGTAATGCTCACGTACTGGGTGACTCCAGAAAGGAGTCGAACAACCTCTCGAGTTTCTATAGTTCACGTCGAACACCTTGTTACCGGTCAATCGATCGGTTTCATGTTTGTTATTATTTAACTCGTCATTTGTACGTTCAAAAAGAAACGGGAATTTTCGAATTTCGCGGGCCGTGAGCTACCGAATGAgatcatttttttctttttttctagacTCGTTCAATTGTAAGCGATGTACATGCCAATTTTTAGCCATGTTCGGTGCGTAGTAGTTCGAATGTAATACTCACGTACTGGGTGACTCCAGAAAGGAGTCGAACAATCTCTCGAGTTTCTATAGTTCACGTCGAACACCTTGTTACCGGTCAATCGATCGGTTTCATGTTTGTTATTATTTAACTCGTCATTTGTACGTTCAAAAAGAAACGGGAATTTTCGAATTTCGCGGGCCGTGAGCTACCGAATGagataatttttttctttttttctagacTCGTTCAATTGTAAGCGATGTACATGCCAATTTTTAGCCATGTTCGGTGCGTAGTAGTTCGAATGTAATACTCACGTACTGGGTGACTCCAGAAAGGAGCCGAACAACCTCTCGAGTTTCTATAGTTCACGTCGAACACCTTGTTTCCGTTCAATCGATCGGTTTCATATTTGTTATTGTCATTTGTATGTTCAAAAAGAAACGGGAATTTTCGAATTTCGCGGGCCGTGAGCTAccgaatgaaataatttttttctttttttctaggTTCGTTCAACTGCACGCGATGTACATGCCAATTTTTAGCCATGTTCGGTGCGTAGTTTGTGTTTGACAGCCCATTGTTTGCGACGTAATTTTCACGCTCTCCGATTTGTTGGTTACTCCATTGTTGTGGAAATGGCGGATCAAGAAATTTGCATCAAATTTCACGTTTAAAACGGATTTAAGTGCAGCGAAGTGTTGGAAATGTTTCGACATTGTAGAGATGATAAAACACAAATCGGAGCAAGAAACGAAAGCCATAACAAAAGAGGCGTTCGGGAAGTGTCTTGAGGAATGGGGCAAAAAGGTGGCATAAGTCTATTATATCCGAGGGCGAGTACTTTGAAAGGGACAATGTCAACATTGTTGAATAAATAAAGAGTTTCTGAGAAAAAATAGTTCCCGTTTGTTTCTGACCATACCTCGCAGTAGTTTTACATAATCCTTCGACGTGACAGACAATTCAAACTTTTCATGACCTTGCGATGACCTTACACTTCAAACTTTTACCTTTAACCTTTTAACTTTTAGACctttaaactttttaagaaattGATATTAAATGGCGATTTCGTTTGTGTAATGAGACTCCatcaatttatttcatttctttaaagaaatttaaaatatttttacgtctacagggtgtcccaaaaatgttgtagttCCTTGAAAGTAgagattcctgaggtcatttgaagtaattttttcatttacaaacatgttctccgtggctttgttcacgagttattaacgaaaaacacggaccaaccaGAGCGTGGCTTCTGCGGACGGAGTCccgccaatgccaacgctacaCTCAGCGGGTCCAATCGCTGAGCCAGAGTCTGCTGTAACCGCGCggtgattggtctgtgttttccgttaataactcctgaacaaagccacGAAGAGCactttcgtaaaggaaaaagttaaatCAGATGGGCTAAGGAATCtctcttttcaaggaagtacaatatgtcccaatatttttgggacatcctgtatagagTTTAGAGCTACAAAATTCAATTGTCCGAAATAAGTAGAAGTCAAAAAAGTTAAACAGGTttgatatttgcaattattttgcGTTGCAACGGCGGAAATTAGTGTACGTAAAATTCTACAGAAGCTTGAGATCATCATCGCATGGTGAAACCGGTGACATTTTCCAAATCGATAGTATTCTCGCAAACGAACCAACCAATTAGCAATTCGAACTCTATATCGTTATTTATTCTGAAGCCGAAATTCAGCAAGTACTCGCGTGAAACTTCATCGGTGGCGAAAActctttcaaacttttttttataagtATGACCATATGACCTTCGTCTACCCTCAGGACAAATAAAATAAGCTGGCAGAGGTCATTTATCTAAATGAACCCTATGTTCAAGTAGACAATTTTCTAATCATACGCGCGAGCATTAACATACAGCGAAGAGAAAAATTGGATCAACGGAAccattttttcagaaaatcattatttatgtGTTGATTAAGACAGCGTCTTAAAATCTCAAGAAGCACATGATTTTACATCTATTTTCGTTTGAGAAACTATGAATGTTTTAATTCTCACAGTAATTTATTTCTGATTCGATTTTACACAAATCTAAAATGGCAAACCACGTGCCCCCGAGTTTATTGTAACTCTGTTTTAAGAAAGAAATCAATAACGACTTTCTGAAAAATGGCGTTATTGGTAGAATTGATCCAATTATCATCCGTCGCTAACATAAATTTATCCAACGAAGTTCTGAAAATAGTTCTATTAGTATTACGGTTTCgttatcgaaataaaacttGGAAACCGAACATCTGGAAACACAATTATCCCAGGAGCGTACGTATTCGTGAAAACCGTTCAATTTTGCTCTTCGCTATGATTCGCGAGACGGCAGAATGGTTCTTTCGATATCGTCCTCCAAGGTGCGAGTAGACTGATGACTGATTCACCTTCCGT carries:
- the LOC143354623 gene encoding uncharacterized protein LOC143354623 translates to MIQNTASGKHRSPKLPANFTVGTRKKNTIFRPRATAPATFYMLEDRKKFSRHHVPDYGPKRMTLSQQAVSNFAVHGNHFLTGLFFVYLPGLPSFSSCRHDYSTRCPRTLPNRVAVSILP